The following are from one region of the Blastocatellia bacterium genome:
- a CDS encoding NAD(P)/FAD-dependent oxidoreductase: protein MTNSEGYAPLTVAIIGTGFGGLCMAIQLKKAGINSFMIFEKADKVGGTWRDNTYPGAACDVPSHLYSFSFEPKYDWTRKYSQQSEIFDYLQHCVDKYRLAPHIRFNTEIQEITFDEKTALWHFKTTNEEEFTTKILVSACGQLNRPAYPKIEGRESFAGMQFHSARWNHDYDLRGKKVAVIGTGASAIQFVPEVVKQAEHVILFQRTPPWVMAKYDRAYTSFEKTLFKDFPLLQTLHRLQIYLTHEIHYFGFQKGNPFNSLMQYLAHHNLETAIKDPKLRAILTPDYPIGCKRVLISNDYFPALAKENVAVLTDDVVEIKAEGVLSDKGDLYPVDTIIYGTGFQSTDFLAPMKITGRGGLDLNQVWHDGAEAYLGMTVSGFPNLFIMYGPNTNLGHNSIIYMLESQAQYIMSYMALLQEKNLAYLELKRERQSSYNKEIQSQLNQSIWNAGCTSWYKTASGKNTNNWPGLTFVYNYKTSKVDINDYHVAFNS, encoded by the coding sequence ATGACAAACTCAGAAGGTTATGCACCATTAACAGTAGCAATAATAGGCACGGGGTTTGGTGGCTTATGTATGGCTATACAGCTTAAAAAAGCTGGTATTAACTCTTTTATGATTTTTGAAAAAGCAGATAAAGTTGGTGGAACATGGCGAGATAATACTTATCCTGGCGCGGCTTGTGATGTTCCTTCTCATCTTTACTCCTTTTCTTTTGAACCAAAATATGATTGGACAAGAAAATATTCTCAGCAATCAGAAATTTTTGACTATTTACAGCATTGTGTTGATAAATATAGACTTGCTCCACATATTCGATTTAATACAGAAATTCAAGAAATTACTTTTGATGAAAAAACGGCTCTTTGGCATTTTAAGACTACAAATGAAGAAGAATTTACAACTAAAATTTTAGTGTCAGCCTGTGGACAATTAAACCGCCCTGCTTACCCTAAAATTGAAGGTAGAGAGTCTTTTGCTGGAATGCAATTTCATTCTGCCCGCTGGAATCATGACTATGATTTAAGAGGAAAAAAAGTTGCTGTTATTGGTACAGGAGCAAGTGCCATTCAATTTGTCCCAGAAGTAGTTAAACAAGCCGAACATGTAATTTTATTCCAGCGCACTCCACCTTGGGTAATGGCTAAATATGACCGTGCATATACATCATTTGAAAAAACACTTTTTAAGGATTTTCCTTTACTCCAAACTCTACACCGTCTACAAATTTATCTTACCCATGAAATACATTACTTTGGTTTTCAAAAAGGCAACCCATTTAATAGCCTTATGCAATACCTTGCACATCATAATTTGGAAACAGCTATTAAAGACCCTAAATTAAGAGCTATTTTAACTCCAGATTATCCAATAGGTTGTAAACGTGTACTAATTTCTAATGATTATTTTCCAGCACTAGCAAAAGAGAATGTCGCTGTTTTAACAGATGATGTAGTGGAAATAAAGGCGGAAGGCGTGCTTTCAGACAAGGGAGATCTTTACCCAGTTGATACAATTATTTATGGAACAGGTTTTCAGAGTACAGACTTTTTAGCTCCAATGAAAATTACTGGACGCGGTGGACTAGATCTTAATCAAGTCTGGCATGATGGAGCAGAAGCTTATTTAGGAATGACGGTTTCAGGATTTCCTAATTTATTTATTATGTATGGCCCAAACACAAATCTTGGTCATAACTCAATTATTTATATGTTGGAATCTCAAGCACAATATATTATGTCTTATATGGCACTTCTACAGGAAAAAAATCTTGCTTATTTAGAGCTAAAAAGAGAACGTCAAAGCAGTTATAACAAAGAAATACAATCACAACTTAATCAATCAATTTGGAATGCTGGTTGTACCAGTTGGTATAAAACTGCTTCAGGTAAAAATACTAACAACTGGCCGGGTTTAACATTTGTATACAATTATAAAACTAGCAAAGTAGATATTAATGATTACCATGTAGCTTTTAATAGTTAA
- a CDS encoding peptidoglycan-binding protein — protein sequence MIKKLLTVVFLAMLTLTTVVPDDALAKGKRRAVASKKAKSRGGKKAVARGKSKKSSSRVARNSRGKKSRRSRGEFIARGPSVSIPPERVREIQIALKREGYFADEPSGQYDKTTVEAMTKYQQDHNFRKTGYPTAESLQKLGLTRQRRVTTGEPTNENKSSVELDNNSNPPQQPISK from the coding sequence ATGATTAAAAAACTCCTAACAGTTGTTTTTCTCGCAATGTTAACTTTAACTACAGTAGTGCCAGATGATGCTTTGGCAAAAGGTAAACGTAGAGCAGTGGCTAGTAAAAAAGCTAAGTCCAGAGGTGGGAAAAAAGCTGTTGCTCGTGGCAAGTCTAAAAAGTCTAGTAGTCGGGTAGCTAGAAATAGTCGTGGTAAAAAATCTAGACGTAGTAGAGGAGAATTTATTGCACGAGGGCCATCTGTATCCATTCCACCAGAAAGAGTTAGAGAAATACAAATAGCTCTAAAACGCGAAGGCTATTTTGCAGATGAACCTTCAGGACAATATGATAAAACTACCGTAGAAGCAATGACTAAATATCAACAAGATCATAATTTCCGAAAAACTGGTTACCCTACAGCAGAATCACTACAAAAACTTGGTTTAACCAGGCAAAGACGAGTAACAACAGGTGAACCAACTAATGAAAATAAAAGTAGTGTTGAGCTAGATAATAATTCTAATCCACCACAACAACCTATATCTAAATAA
- a CDS encoding IPT/TIG domain-containing protein — MPIRITNSDGMTNVFPNAFEYITPPPQAPTINFTSPSSGPTSGGTVVRISGSNFQRGSRVIWNNRELTANFIDTNFLMISTPLNNPGPIPVVIINPDGQTAELNPGFIYEGIEPPPIVKLAVPENIISAGGAPTTIRWTIDSNGTPFQRLLLSTDGGNSFPIVLANNLTANISHFNWLVPEELVTERARIRLEVVQPNITVSDEIRQDFRIVAAPKITLMTPATAKADKTKLTAELRGEGFLQGAVVEMDGVKLKVASITPTVIKLKKVPHTIPGYHFVRVKNPNGGISRTFIFTVAQ; from the coding sequence GTGCCAATTAGAATTACTAATTCTGATGGAATGACAAATGTATTTCCTAATGCTTTTGAATATATTACACCACCTCCACAAGCCCCAACTATAAACTTTACTTCTCCTAGTAGCGGCCCAACTTCTGGAGGAACTGTAGTAAGAATTAGTGGAAGTAATTTTCAAAGAGGTTCTAGGGTTATTTGGAACAATCGAGAATTGACAGCTAATTTTATTGATACTAATTTTTTAATGATTTCTACTCCATTAAATAATCCGGGCCCGATACCAGTTGTAATAATTAATCCTGATGGACAAACAGCAGAATTAAATCCAGGCTTTATTTATGAAGGAATAGAACCACCACCAATTGTAAAATTAGCAGTACCAGAAAACATTATTAGTGCAGGTGGCGCACCAACAACTATTAGATGGACTATAGATAGTAATGGAACGCCTTTCCAAAGATTACTGCTTTCTACTGACGGGGGAAATAGTTTTCCAATCGTGCTAGCAAATAATTTAACAGCAAACATTAGCCACTTTAATTGGTTAGTACCAGAAGAGTTAGTAACAGAGCGAGCAAGGATTAGGTTAGAAGTTGTTCAACCAAATATAACTGTTTCAGATGAAATCAGACAAGACTTTAGAATAGTTGCCGCACCTAAAATAACTTTAATGACACCAGCTACAGCTAAAGCAGATAAGACAAAACTTACAGCAGAACTACGCGGAGAAGGCTTTCTTCAAGGTGCAGTTGTAGAAATGGATGGGGTAAAACTAAAAGTAGCCTCTATTACACCAACTGTAATTAAGTTGAAAAAAGTTCCTCATACCATTCCGGGCTATCATTTTGTCCGAGTTAAGAATCCAAATGGAGGGATTTCTAGAACATTTATATTTACTGTTGCACAATAA
- a CDS encoding CoA pyrophosphatase, whose amino-acid sequence MLFTRRTDHLRNHPGQISFPGGRQDPTDSSLFDTALRESEEEIGLKREHIRFLGELDDMMTSTQYRISPFVCMIPYPYEFVINKEEIAYLVEVPLAKFLDPKICEIKQFTVYKNYLVDVYYYHIGEEPIWGATARIVKHLLELIQSTLTTKNKSQ is encoded by the coding sequence TTGTTGTTTACTCGTCGGACAGATCATTTACGTAACCATCCTGGGCAAATTTCCTTTCCTGGAGGTCGTCAAGATCCTACAGATAGCTCCTTATTTGATACTGCCCTACGTGAATCAGAAGAAGAAATTGGGCTAAAACGTGAACATATTAGATTTCTAGGTGAGTTAGACGACATGATGACAAGCACTCAGTACCGAATTAGCCCTTTTGTTTGTATGATTCCTTATCCTTATGAATTTGTTATAAATAAAGAAGAAATTGCTTATCTAGTCGAAGTTCCATTAGCAAAATTTCTTGATCCTAAAATCTGTGAAATAAAACAATTTACTGTTTATAAAAACTACTTAGTGGATGTCTATTATTACCATATAGGTGAAGAACCAATTTGGGGAGCAACTGCTAGAATAGTTAAACATTTACTAGAATTAATCCAATCAACTTTAACTACAAAAAATAAAAGTCAGTAA
- a CDS encoding metalloregulator ArsR/SmtB family transcription factor yields MSKEKKKFDLELFFRALADRTRLRLLNLMRQDEICVCFFVDVIGTNQPKISRHLAYLRRAGIVTARRDGKWMHYKIVKPANECAANILENLLDAFAKDKEMQAEREELINACCTALAPVQLQVAKKAEAIYLID; encoded by the coding sequence ATGAGCAAAGAAAAGAAAAAGTTTGATTTAGAGTTATTTTTTCGTGCTTTAGCAGATCGCACTAGATTAAGGTTACTTAATTTAATGCGTCAAGATGAGATATGTGTATGTTTTTTTGTTGATGTAATAGGGACAAATCAGCCAAAAATTTCACGTCATCTTGCTTATTTACGTCGTGCAGGAATTGTTACTGCTCGGCGGGATGGAAAATGGATGCACTATAAAATAGTGAAACCTGCAAATGAATGTGCAGCAAATATTTTAGAAAATCTTTTGGACGCTTTTGCTAAAGATAAAGAAATGCAGGCAGAACGGGAAGAATTAATAAATGCTTGTTGTACGGCGTTAGCACCTGTTCAATTGCAGGTAGCAAAAAAGGCTGAAGCCATTTATTTAATTGATTAA
- a CDS encoding protein kinase, whose product MINGDIFIVDDNANNLHLLEKILRENNYKVRMATNGKRALSAINNALPELIILDVNMPDLDGYQVCGQLKASPKTSTIPIIFLSALDDVLDKVKAFKVGGVDYITKPFQTEEVIARIENQLTISRLRKELEKRNEQLAKEKEALLLAQKRTDMVFSALTEVLPGTILDGKYRLDEKIGSGGFGAVYKATQLNLNRLIAIKVFHPSKTNSSVEALERFRLEGISASKINHPNSLSIIDFGISSTNIAYLAMELLEGCTLRKEITKNASLAVLRSLEILLPVCSVLATAHRLGIIHRDIKPDNIFLHKGKEGEVVKVLDFGVAKIFGDETNTELQNLTVGNLVLGTPNYLAPERIQNKNYDGRADIYSLGVVFYKMLTGVSPFASSSVLETISLQLEKQPQNPREINPKIPIEVEKLVLRMLEKNPDLRFTSEELLEKIEELLNSEMIKLGVTDRITSEISTNQEDFDTSENSLERDTLKFSKTNTTSNSQD is encoded by the coding sequence ATGATAAATGGGGATATTTTTATTGTTGATGATAATGCCAATAACTTACATTTACTGGAAAAGATCTTAAGAGAAAATAATTATAAAGTCCGCATGGCAACAAATGGCAAAAGAGCTTTATCTGCTATCAATAATGCTTTACCAGAATTAATTATTTTAGATGTTAATATGCCAGACCTAGATGGTTATCAAGTGTGTGGGCAATTAAAAGCCAGCCCAAAAACTTCCACCATCCCTATAATTTTTCTTAGTGCTTTAGATGATGTTTTAGATAAAGTTAAAGCATTTAAGGTAGGTGGAGTTGATTACATAACCAAACCTTTTCAAACAGAAGAAGTTATTGCCAGAATTGAAAATCAATTAACTATTTCAAGACTTCGTAAAGAACTTGAAAAACGAAATGAACAACTAGCTAAAGAAAAAGAAGCTTTACTACTTGCTCAAAAGCGTACAGATATGGTTTTTTCTGCTTTGACTGAAGTTTTGCCTGGTACAATATTGGATGGAAAATATAGACTAGATGAAAAAATAGGCTCTGGCGGGTTTGGTGCTGTTTATAAAGCAACACAACTTAATCTAAACCGCCTAATTGCAATAAAAGTCTTTCATCCTTCTAAAACTAACAGTAGCGTTGAAGCTTTAGAACGCTTTCGTTTAGAAGGTATTTCGGCTTCTAAAATAAACCATCCCAACAGCCTTTCCATAATAGACTTTGGGATTTCTTCAACAAATATTGCTTATCTAGCAATGGAACTTTTAGAAGGCTGTACACTTCGCAAAGAAATCACTAAAAATGCTTCTCTCGCTGTTCTTCGCTCTTTAGAAATACTTCTTCCTGTTTGTAGTGTATTAGCAACAGCCCATCGCTTAGGCATTATCCATAGAGATATAAAACCAGATAATATTTTTTTGCATAAAGGTAAAGAAGGCGAAGTAGTGAAAGTTCTTGATTTTGGAGTAGCTAAAATCTTTGGTGATGAAACAAATACTGAATTGCAAAATTTGACAGTAGGTAATTTGGTACTTGGGACACCTAATTATTTAGCACCTGAGAGAATACAAAATAAAAATTATGATGGTCGTGCTGATATTTATAGCTTAGGAGTTGTTTTTTATAAAATGCTAACAGGTGTTTCACCCTTTGCATCAAGCAGTGTACTTGAAACCATATCTTTACAGTTAGAAAAACAGCCCCAAAACCCTAGAGAAATAAATCCTAAAATTCCTATTGAAGTAGAAAAGCTTGTTTTAAGAATGTTAGAAAAAAATCCTGATCTACGTTTTACATCTGAAGAGTTGTTAGAAAAAATAGAAGAGTTATTAAATTCTGAAATGATAAAACTAGGTGTTACTGATAGGATAACTAGCGAAATAAGCACTAATCAAGAAGATTTTGATACAAGTGAAAATTCTTTAGAAAGAGATACCTTAAAATTTTCCAAAACCAACACAACATCTAATAGCCAAGATTAA
- a CDS encoding LLM class flavin-dependent oxidoreductase, which produces MKFFLFHLMPWPHLPADFEQHHKTSWIWCSNSFYDPKKGHQVYNDYLDQLEAAEKLGFDGVCVNEHHQTAYGHMPSPNIIAAALARRTEKIKIAIIGNALPLYDPPQRVAEEIAMLDVITNGRIISGQVVGGGPEYYSFGINPSFARERFYEAHELIMRICTEDGPFSHYGKHFKLKYVNSWPKPLQQPHPPIWIPGAGSLETMDWVAKKRYAFMGIPYFHIDVFRKNFNYFREATEKNGYTAKPSQLGWLVPIYVAETDDQARKEFEPHLWYFIKKLLKGLTIIPPGYTSAKSMAKIWGDAQKNFLEKVETWEEILAGGYAIVGSPETVCEKLIKYGNDVGFGNLLSIMQFGDMPHEKAMRNMNLFATEVMPKLRQAFPQEN; this is translated from the coding sequence ATGAAATTTTTTCTTTTTCATTTAATGCCTTGGCCCCACTTGCCAGCAGATTTTGAGCAGCATCATAAAACTTCTTGGATTTGGTGTTCAAATAGTTTCTATGATCCAAAAAAAGGTCATCAAGTTTATAATGACTACCTAGACCAACTAGAAGCAGCAGAAAAGCTTGGATTTGACGGTGTTTGTGTAAATGAGCATCATCAAACGGCTTATGGACATATGCCATCACCAAATATTATTGCTGCTGCTCTAGCACGTAGGACAGAAAAAATCAAAATTGCAATAATTGGTAATGCTCTCCCACTTTATGACCCTCCACAACGTGTAGCAGAAGAAATAGCAATGCTAGATGTAATTACTAATGGTCGTATTATTTCTGGTCAAGTTGTAGGTGGTGGCCCGGAATATTATTCTTTTGGAATTAACCCAAGTTTTGCTCGTGAACGCTTCTATGAAGCACATGAGCTAATAATGCGGATTTGTACAGAAGATGGGCCATTTAGCCATTATGGTAAGCATTTTAAGTTGAAATATGTAAATTCTTGGCCTAAACCCTTGCAACAACCTCATCCGCCTATTTGGATACCTGGCGCGGGAAGCTTAGAAACAATGGATTGGGTAGCTAAAAAGCGTTATGCCTTTATGGGTATCCCCTATTTTCATATTGATGTATTTCGCAAAAATTTTAATTATTTTAGAGAAGCAACAGAAAAAAATGGCTATACAGCTAAACCAAGTCAGCTAGGTTGGTTAGTGCCAATTTATGTTGCAGAAACTGACGATCAAGCCCGCAAAGAATTTGAGCCGCATCTTTGGTATTTCATCAAAAAATTACTTAAAGGATTAACTATTATTCCTCCTGGTTATACTTCAGCTAAATCTATGGCTAAGATTTGGGGCGATGCTCAAAAGAATTTCTTAGAAAAAGTGGAAACTTGGGAAGAAATTCTGGCTGGGGGCTATGCCATTGTTGGTAGTCCTGAAACTGTATGCGAAAAGCTAATCAAATATGGAAATGATGTAGGGTTTGGCAACTTACTTAGTATTATGCAATTTGGCGATATGCCACATGAAAAAGCAATGCGTAATATGAACTTATTTGCTACAGAAGTAATGCCTAAACTTCGTCAAGCTTTTCCACAAGAAAATTAA
- a CDS encoding copper-translocating P-type ATPase — MSTDIEIKEEKLDAIFLELPIAGMTCAACAQLIERRLSKTAGVKKAGVNFATQQAQVEFIPTLTNRQALSQVVEKLGYQVLVNKPSDEPQDLLAIEQAKEYSTLKRKFLIALVFTLPVFIIAMSHGEIAWLNFEGVNYLQLFLVTPVIFYSGEQFFRGALSALKNFSADMNTLITVGTSSAYFYSLAVTLFPKWLVSTHHINNHHNQPVYFEAASVIITLILLGRILELRAKTRTGDAIRSLIGLQPKTARLLRADQEIEILVSEVLTGDLLVVRPGEKIPVDGKIWQGSTTIDESMLTGESLPVEKNVSDNVFAGTINKTGFFKFYATKVGKDTALQQIVKLVQTAQGSKAPIARLADKVSGIFTPVVILIALITFVVWFILSPEETRLASALNNFVAVLIIACPCALGLATPTAIIVGTGKGAKAGILIKNGEVLEQVCKIQTIVFDKTGTLTTGKLELTDIIAADWISQTELLSLAASAEQGSEHPIGKAIVLAAQNKNLSLSEPKNFSITAGQGVIAKVSNQEILVGNQKFMESQQVDLLEFNNYVKDLAKLGKTAMYIAIDKRLAGVLALADQIKENALSTIKELEKLGLEIVMMTGDNRQTAKIVGEKLGIKTIFSEVLPSDKASKINELQQKNKIIAMVGDGINDAPALAQANVGIALATGSDIALEASDLTLIKGDLPSVIKAFKLSQATVKVIKQNLFWAFIYNIIGIPIAAGVLYPLTGWLLSPMIASLAMSLSSVSVVSNSLRLKNISLL, encoded by the coding sequence ATGTCTACAGATATAGAAATTAAAGAAGAAAAACTTGATGCTATTTTTTTAGAACTGCCTATAGCAGGCATGACTTGTGCTGCTTGTGCGCAGTTGATAGAGAGACGACTTTCTAAAACCGCAGGTGTAAAAAAGGCTGGAGTAAATTTTGCTACACAACAAGCACAAGTGGAATTTATTCCCACTCTAACCAATAGGCAAGCCTTAAGCCAAGTGGTTGAAAAACTTGGCTATCAGGTTTTGGTAAATAAACCATCAGATGAGCCACAAGATTTACTTGCCATAGAACAAGCAAAAGAATACAGCACATTAAAAAGAAAATTTTTAATCGCGCTAGTTTTTACTCTACCTGTGTTTATTATTGCTATGTCACATGGAGAAATTGCTTGGTTAAATTTTGAAGGTGTGAACTATTTGCAGTTATTTCTTGTTACACCAGTAATATTTTATAGTGGTGAGCAATTTTTTCGTGGTGCGCTATCAGCATTAAAAAACTTTTCTGCTGATATGAATACTTTAATTACTGTGGGTACATCGTCGGCTTATTTTTATTCTTTAGCCGTGACACTTTTTCCTAAGTGGTTAGTTTCTACTCACCACATAAATAACCATCATAATCAACCAGTTTATTTTGAAGCTGCTAGTGTAATTATTACGTTAATTTTATTAGGTAGAATACTAGAATTAAGGGCTAAAACCCGTACAGGTGATGCTATTCGCTCATTAATTGGTTTGCAGCCAAAAACAGCCCGACTATTAAGAGCAGACCAGGAGATAGAAATCCTCGTGTCAGAAGTGCTAACAGGGGATTTACTAGTAGTTAGACCAGGAGAAAAAATTCCTGTGGATGGTAAAATTTGGCAAGGTAGCACTACGATTGATGAATCAATGTTAACTGGGGAAAGCTTACCTGTAGAAAAGAATGTGTCGGATAATGTTTTTGCTGGGACGATTAATAAAACAGGATTTTTTAAGTTTTATGCTACAAAAGTTGGTAAAGATACTGCTCTACAGCAAATTGTTAAACTAGTACAAACTGCACAAGGGTCAAAAGCTCCCATAGCGCGTTTAGCCGACAAAGTAAGTGGAATTTTTACGCCAGTAGTAATTTTAATAGCTTTAATAACTTTTGTAGTTTGGTTTATTTTATCGCCTGAAGAAACTCGCCTTGCATCAGCATTAAATAATTTTGTTGCAGTATTAATAATTGCTTGTCCTTGTGCTTTAGGTTTAGCAACACCTACAGCAATTATTGTTGGTACTGGAAAAGGAGCAAAAGCGGGAATTTTAATTAAAAATGGAGAGGTTTTAGAACAAGTCTGCAAAATTCAAACCATAGTTTTTGACAAAACTGGGACATTAACAACTGGAAAATTAGAACTAACAGACATTATTGCTGCTGATTGGATTAGCCAAACAGAGCTTTTAAGTCTGGCTGCAAGTGCTGAACAGGGAAGCGAACATCCTATTGGCAAAGCAATTGTTTTAGCTGCTCAAAATAAAAATTTATCTCTTTCTGAACCAAAGAATTTTAGTATTACTGCTGGACAAGGTGTTATTGCTAAAGTATCAAACCAAGAAATTTTGGTTGGTAATCAAAAATTTATGGAAAGCCAACAGGTAGACTTACTAGAGTTTAATAATTATGTTAAAGATTTAGCTAAACTTGGCAAAACGGCTATGTATATTGCTATTGATAAGCGTTTAGCAGGAGTTTTAGCACTAGCAGATCAGATCAAAGAAAATGCCTTATCAACAATCAAAGAACTAGAAAAACTTGGTTTAGAAATAGTGATGATGACAGGTGATAACCGTCAAACAGCTAAAATAGTTGGTGAAAAATTAGGTATTAAAACTATATTTAGTGAAGTGTTACCATCTGATAAGGCTAGTAAAATTAATGAGTTACAGCAGAAAAATAAAATTATTGCTATGGTAGGAGATGGCATTAATGATGCTCCTGCTTTGGCTCAAGCTAATGTTGGAATCGCTCTAGCAACAGGCTCAGACATTGCACTAGAAGCTTCAGATTTAACTTTAATTAAAGGTGATTTGCCTTCTGTAATAAAAGCCTTTAAACTTTCTCAAGCTACTGTGAAAGTAATAAAACAAAATCTATTTTGGGCATTTATTTATAATATTATTGGTATTCCCATTGCTGCTGGAGTGCTTTATCCATTAACAGGTTGGTTACTTTCTCCTATGATAGCTAGCCTAGCAATGTCACTTTCTAGTGTTTCTGTTGTTAGCAATAGTTTACGATTGAAAAATATTTCGCTTTTATAA